One genomic region from Metallosphaera tengchongensis encodes:
- a CDS encoding transposase, whose amino-acid sequence MDLGINMLAIVTVDDGNVLFHYASLVKSDYFHLQKKIAGLDRLKAEAEGVQETEAREEVLNERVSKKLHRRLLHYYRSLASHLAKTLWQ is encoded by the coding sequence ATTGACCTGGGCATCAACATGCTAGCAATAGTCACCGTAGACGACGGAAACGTCTTGTTCCACTATGCCTCTCTCGTTAAGAGCGACTACTTCCACTTGCAAAAGAAGATAGCAGGACTAGACAGGCTAAAGGCTGAGGCAGAGGGAGTCCAAGAAACAGAAGCTAGGGAAGAAGTTCTGAATGAAAGGGTCTCTAAGAAGCTCCACCGCAGGCTTCTTCACTATTACAGGTCTTTAGCTTCCCACCTTGCTAAGACGTTATGGCAATGA
- a CDS encoding nucleotidyltransferase family protein, protein MVKKGVITAAGKGSRMKYITSVLPKALLPLFRKEDGKFVMRPIIDLILESLSGVGADKYCVVVGNQGKLLVDYLSERGVTFVTQHYPKGFGDAVLRAEDFVGSDPFFVHADDGVLTGGYKEAAEVFDQYAPDGVLLIREVNNPQRYGVVEVKELGEINNHKLLKVERAEEKPKVPRSNLGISAVYIFSHKIMGALKEISITEGELELTYGIQRLIEQGGEVYAVLLKNERWLNVGDPDSYFKALEFTYGKIS, encoded by the coding sequence ATGGTAAAAAAGGGCGTCATAACCGCTGCCGGCAAGGGGAGTAGAATGAAGTACATCACCTCAGTTCTTCCCAAGGCACTACTGCCCCTTTTCAGAAAGGAGGATGGTAAGTTTGTCATGAGACCAATTATAGATCTCATTCTAGAGTCCCTATCTGGTGTTGGGGCTGATAAGTATTGTGTGGTAGTTGGCAACCAGGGTAAATTGCTGGTAGATTATCTTTCCGAAAGAGGAGTTACCTTTGTGACTCAGCACTATCCAAAAGGATTCGGTGACGCAGTTCTTCGTGCAGAAGATTTCGTTGGTTCAGACCCGTTTTTTGTCCATGCAGATGACGGAGTTCTAACTGGCGGTTACAAGGAGGCAGCTGAAGTTTTTGATCAGTACGCTCCAGACGGTGTGTTGCTCATTAGAGAGGTTAACAATCCCCAACGGTATGGAGTTGTGGAGGTTAAAGAACTGGGTGAGATAAATAATCATAAGTTACTTAAGGTAGAGAGGGCTGAGGAAAAGCCTAAGGTCCCGAGATCTAACCTCGGTATTTCTGCAGTTTACATTTTCTCCCACAAGATAATGGGGGCATTGAAAGAAATTAGCATAACTGAGGGGGAACTGGAGCTAACCTATGGGATACAAAGGCTAATCGAGCAGGGTGGAGAGGTTTATGCGGTTCTATTGAAGAACGAGAGATGGCTGAATGTAGGAGATCCTGATAGTTATTTTAAAGCTCTGGAGTTTACATATGGTAAAATAAGTTAG
- the agl3 gene encoding UDP-sulfoquinovose synthase: MKALILGIDGYLGWALALRLVAKGHEVMGIDNLSTRRFSTEVGSDSAFPLPSPKDRVEAVKRKLGGDIEFVVGDAKDKKLIEDSIRRFKPDVIVHFAEQRSAPYSMKDYEHAWYTLENNLKSTLSLLYAISEIDPTIHLLKMGTMGEYGTPNFDIPESPFVKALIGGKEDVIPTPKWGGSYYHWSKIFDTYLILFKGRLSGLTVTDIMQGPVYGTKTEEINDEELRTRFDFDETWGTVINRYCVEAVLGLPLTPYGKGKQTRGFISLEDSVEALRLLIENPPKQGEYRVVNQFAEIYNVRQLAEIVKDAAEGLGLKVDINHVKNPRFESEDHYYNPEIKVLPSLGFKPKRNIRDETKVMIKDLLPYKERLERFKHTIMPKTIWK, encoded by the coding sequence ATGAAAGCTCTGATATTAGGTATTGACGGATATCTAGGATGGGCATTAGCTTTACGTTTGGTAGCTAAAGGACATGAGGTCATGGGGATAGATAATCTATCCACAAGACGGTTCTCTACTGAGGTTGGGTCAGATTCCGCTTTTCCTCTTCCATCTCCAAAGGATAGAGTGGAGGCAGTGAAGAGAAAGTTGGGAGGGGATATCGAGTTCGTGGTAGGTGACGCAAAGGACAAAAAACTAATAGAGGATTCAATAAGGAGATTCAAACCTGACGTTATAGTCCATTTCGCTGAACAAAGATCAGCACCGTATTCAATGAAGGATTATGAACATGCATGGTACACCCTTGAAAATAACCTGAAGTCTACTCTGAGTCTACTCTACGCAATATCAGAGATAGATCCAACAATACACCTCCTGAAAATGGGAACCATGGGAGAGTATGGAACCCCAAACTTCGATATCCCTGAATCACCTTTCGTTAAGGCTTTGATTGGAGGGAAAGAGGACGTTATTCCCACACCGAAATGGGGTGGATCATACTATCACTGGTCCAAAATCTTTGACACTTACCTGATCCTCTTTAAGGGAAGACTTTCAGGCTTAACAGTCACTGACATAATGCAAGGTCCTGTCTATGGAACCAAAACTGAAGAGATCAATGATGAGGAATTGAGAACTAGATTTGACTTTGACGAAACTTGGGGTACTGTCATAAACAGGTATTGCGTAGAGGCTGTCTTAGGTTTACCTCTAACTCCTTACGGAAAGGGAAAACAGACGAGAGGATTCATATCCCTTGAGGATAGCGTAGAGGCACTGAGACTCTTAATCGAAAACCCACCTAAGCAGGGAGAATACAGGGTCGTTAATCAGTTTGCTGAGATCTATAACGTTAGGCAATTGGCGGAAATTGTAAAGGATGCTGCAGAGGGCCTCGGGTTGAAAGTGGATATTAACCACGTAAAAAACCCCAGGTTTGAGTCGGAGGACCACTACTACAACCCAGAAATCAAAGTCCTTCCATCGTTGGGGTTCAAACCTAAAAGAAACATAAGGGATGAGACTAAGGTCATGATCAAGGATTTGCTACCGTATAAGGAGAGGCTAGAGAGATTTAAGCATACGATTATGCCCAAAACTATTTGGAAGTAA
- the htpX gene encoding zinc metalloprotease HtpX produces the protein MNVVSIKLKLGMVLLSLAVLVAGFALVYGVLGYIYGSFTPAIIVGALIVVAFLNVIQWLIGPYIINAMYRAKEVSRDDPTYGWLVDLVDEVALYNRLGTPKVYIADVPFPNAFAYGSPIAGKRVAITLPLLRSLNKDEIKAVLGHELGHLRHKDVELLLAIGLIPTLMYWIGYSLMWTGFLGGGGNQRNGSLYAWAIGIGLLVLSFVFQFFILAINRMREAYADLNSATTIPGGAENLERALAKITLTVDPRAVEKYRNKNNVMRMLFFTSVSGEDVYGNVDELINYWKSEKVPWYADFFSDHPHPAKRIQMLEKLKYS, from the coding sequence ATGAACGTGGTATCAATTAAGTTGAAGCTTGGAATGGTCCTGTTAAGCCTAGCGGTTCTAGTAGCCGGTTTCGCCCTAGTTTATGGAGTTCTTGGCTACATCTACGGCTCCTTTACCCCTGCTATCATTGTGGGAGCCCTGATAGTAGTAGCATTTCTTAACGTTATACAATGGCTCATTGGTCCATACATAATAAACGCCATGTACAGGGCAAAGGAGGTAAGTAGAGATGACCCTACCTATGGATGGTTAGTAGATCTGGTGGATGAGGTAGCGCTTTACAATAGATTAGGTACTCCCAAGGTTTACATAGCAGACGTTCCTTTCCCTAACGCTTTCGCTTACGGTAGTCCCATAGCAGGGAAGAGGGTAGCCATAACCCTACCTCTCCTGAGATCCCTTAATAAGGACGAAATAAAAGCAGTTCTAGGTCACGAACTAGGTCATCTTAGACACAAGGACGTAGAGTTACTGTTGGCTATAGGTCTCATCCCAACTCTAATGTATTGGATTGGGTACAGCCTTATGTGGACTGGATTTCTGGGAGGCGGGGGAAACCAAAGAAATGGCTCCCTCTACGCTTGGGCTATAGGAATAGGACTTCTAGTCCTAAGCTTCGTTTTTCAGTTTTTCATTTTGGCAATAAATAGAATGAGGGAAGCCTACGCTGACCTCAACTCAGCTACCACGATACCAGGTGGGGCTGAAAACCTGGAAAGAGCCTTAGCTAAAATAACGTTGACAGTTGACCCTAGGGCTGTAGAAAAATATAGGAACAAGAATAACGTGATGAGGATGCTTTTCTTCACTTCAGTGTCGGGCGAGGATGTTTATGGAAACGTAGATGAATTGATAAACTACTGGAAAAGCGAAAAGGTTCCTTGGTATGCGGATTTCTTTAGCGATCACCCTCACCCAGCTAAGAGAATTCAGATGTTAGAGAAGCTAAAGTATTCATAA
- a CDS encoding gamma-glutamyltransferase family protein yields the protein MPTTVGKKVVASQNYLASYIGAKVLEMGGNAFDASVAISATLSVVLPYTSGLGGDGLLLARTPEGLVAFNSTGWAPKNLRIDKIEPRGPNSVVIPGLVELWRMMQEYTTMDLSKLLEPAIKLAVNGFYVGRGLHHAIVDSPRLSQDWLEIYGNKRFGDIIKLKKLGEVLKKVSKDPRSFYEGDLAEEIVAELKTRGVPVEVEDFSEFKGESVNLVKSTYRDYQVYEFPPNTQGLTTLQILKMVEMTEINKLPYNDVRRVNEHVRIASLAYEDRDTYIADPRFHEVPKFLLDKSYLQRRMLEGGIEPKVRGDGDTTFFVVADEENQVGMIQSLFQPFGSGIVAREIVFNNRGDNFTEGINKPEGRKRPLHTLSVLYAEGKGEELIIGCAGGDLRPQIHSEVFEYYVDYTMELDEAVNAPRFMFTGNKVIAESRLGVPSTKLEPYSPQVGIVQALKTHKGRHIAVADPRSEGMALPV from the coding sequence ATGCCTACAACTGTTGGTAAGAAAGTTGTAGCCTCTCAGAACTATCTGGCTTCGTACATAGGCGCTAAAGTCCTTGAGATGGGAGGGAACGCTTTTGACGCCTCCGTTGCCATTAGTGCTACCCTGTCCGTGGTTTTACCATATACGAGCGGATTAGGAGGGGACGGATTACTTTTAGCGAGGACTCCTGAGGGCTTGGTTGCTTTCAATTCTACTGGTTGGGCACCAAAGAATTTGAGGATTGATAAAATAGAACCGAGAGGACCTAACTCTGTGGTGATCCCTGGGCTAGTAGAACTGTGGAGAATGATGCAAGAGTATACTACCATGGACCTCTCCAAATTGCTTGAACCAGCCATTAAGTTAGCCGTAAATGGGTTTTACGTAGGAAGGGGTCTTCATCACGCCATCGTGGACTCACCAAGATTAAGTCAAGACTGGTTGGAAATCTACGGAAATAAGAGGTTCGGGGATATAATAAAATTGAAAAAGCTGGGTGAAGTATTAAAGAAGGTCTCCAAGGATCCTAGGTCGTTCTATGAAGGGGATTTAGCGGAAGAAATAGTGGCTGAGTTGAAAACGAGGGGTGTCCCTGTTGAAGTCGAGGACTTCAGCGAATTTAAGGGAGAAAGTGTTAACTTGGTTAAATCAACGTACAGGGACTACCAAGTCTATGAGTTTCCGCCGAACACTCAAGGTCTTACAACCCTGCAGATCCTTAAAATGGTTGAGATGACTGAAATAAACAAGTTACCCTATAACGATGTGAGGAGAGTTAACGAACATGTTAGGATAGCCTCTTTGGCTTACGAAGATAGAGACACGTATATAGCCGACCCCAGATTTCACGAAGTACCTAAATTCTTGTTAGATAAATCATATCTACAAAGGAGGATGTTGGAGGGTGGAATAGAGCCTAAGGTCAGGGGAGATGGTGACACCACCTTTTTTGTTGTTGCTGACGAGGAGAACCAAGTGGGCATGATCCAGAGCCTATTTCAGCCGTTCGGGTCTGGGATAGTTGCAAGGGAAATCGTTTTCAACAATAGGGGAGACAACTTCACTGAGGGCATAAATAAACCTGAAGGCAGGAAAAGACCTTTGCATACTCTGTCTGTTCTCTATGCGGAGGGGAAGGGAGAGGAGTTAATAATAGGATGTGCAGGAGGGGATCTGAGACCGCAAATACACTCGGAAGTTTTTGAGTACTACGTGGATTATACCATGGAGTTGGATGAGGCTGTAAACGCTCCTAGGTTCATGTTTACGGGAAACAAGGTTATAGCTGAAAGTAGACTGGGCGTACCATCGACCAAGTTGGAACCTTATTCCCCTCAGGTAGGCATAGTACAAGCCTTAAAGACACATAAAGGGAGACATATAGCCGTTGCCGATCCTAGAAGTGAGGGTATGGCTCTTCCTGTTTGA
- a CDS encoding MazG nucleotide pyrophosphohydrolase domain-containing protein gives MEIKEVQFKLKQMYFNKDLERGIFGTFTWFTEEVGELAEALLSGDKSSVEEELADVIAWAISIANLSEVDVEEALKKKYGL, from the coding sequence TTGGAAATTAAAGAAGTGCAATTTAAACTAAAACAAATGTACTTCAACAAGGATTTGGAGAGGGGTATATTTGGGACATTTACCTGGTTCACTGAGGAGGTAGGGGAGTTGGCTGAAGCTCTTTTGTCTGGGGACAAGAGCTCCGTTGAGGAGGAACTAGCTGACGTAATAGCCTGGGCTATTTCCATTGCGAATTTAAGCGAGGTAGATGTAGAGGAAGCTTTAAAGAAGAAATACGGATTATGA